The Nitrospiraceae bacterium genome segment AGACAGAAGCGACGCCCTCATTATCCTGACCATCATCGTCGTCAGCGCACTGCTCGGCTTCTGGCAAGAATACGGAGCCGCTAAAGCCACCGCCAGCTTGCTGGCGCTCGTTCATGTGACGACTGAAGTCTGGCGGGACGGGAAACTTGTCGAGGTACCGAGTGAGGAAATCGTGCCCGGGGACGTCGTCAGCCTCTCCGCGGGTTCCAACGTTCCCGGCGACGGCATCGTGCTCGAAACCAAGGATCTTTTCGTCGATGAGGCGACCCTGACGGGCGAAACCTATCCGGTCGAAAAATCTCCCGCAACCGTCGCGACCGCCACCCCGCTTTCAAAACGATCCAACAGCCTCTTCATGGGCACCCATGTGGTAAGCGGTGACGCAACGGCTCTCATCGTGCACGTGGGAAAAGATACGGAGTTCGGCCGCATCGCCCATCATCTGAAACTGCGGCCACCCGAGACGGACTTTGAGCGAGGCGTCCGCCGCTTCGGGTACCTGCTGCTCGAGGTCACACTCCTTCTCATCCTGGCTATCTTCACCATCAACGTCTATCTTCAACGTCCGGTGATCGAGTCCTTCCTCTTCTCATTAGCGCTCGCTGTGGGGCTCACCCCTCAACTCCTACCGGCCATTATCAGTGTGAATTTATCGCACGGCGCAAAACGTATGGCCGAGCGGCATGTTATCGTCAAACGGCTCGCGTCGATCGAGAACTTCGGCAGCATGAACGTCCTCTGTTCCGACAAGACCGGCACGCTCACCGAAGGGAAAATGCAGCTCCATGGAGCTCTGAATCTCGACGGTGCTGTAAGCGAACGCGTGCTCCTCTACGCCTACCTCAATGCGACCTTCGAAACCGGCTTTCTGAACCCTCTGGACGAAGCGATTCGATCACATCGCACGTTCGATGTGTCCGGTTATAACAAACTCGATGAAGTGCCCTATGACTTTCTGCGCAAGCGCCTCTCCATTCTCGTGGCTACGGCAACCGGCCGCCTCCTGATCACCAAAGGAGCCGTCGAACAGATCCTGCAGATTTGTACGCTGGCCGAGCAATCAGATGGCACGACGGTCGCGATGCATGAGGTCATCAACGCAGTTCGAACCAGATTTCACGATCTGAGCCGGCAAGGATACCGAGTGCTCGGCCTCGCCACACGCGATATGGGGAAACTTTCACGGATCGACACGAGTCATGAAGCCACCATGACGTTTCTCGGACTCCTCGTATTCGTTGATCGGCCGAAAGCCGGAATCGCCGGTACCATCGCACAGCTGAAACAGCTCGGCGTCTCGCTCAAGATCGTGACCGGTGATCATCACCTCGTCGCCGAGCATGTCAGTCGGGAGGTAGGAGTGGACCATCCACGGATGGTCACAGGACGGGATCTCCGAGGCATGACGGACGACGCCCTCCGGCAACGCGTCAATGAAGTGGATGTATTCGCGGAAGTCGAGCCCAATCAGAAGGACCGCATTATTCTCGCCTTGAGAAAATCCGGGAACGTCGTGGGCTACATCGGCGACGGGATCAACGACGCCCCGGCCCTCCATGCAGCAGACGTCGGAATCTCCGTCGACAGCGCCGTGGACGTAGCCAAGGATGCGGCGGACATCGTCCTGCTCGAGAAAGATCTCGCCGTGCTTCTCGATGGCGTCTGCGAAGGGCGCGTCACGTTTGCCAACACGTTGAAGTACGTCTTCATGGCAACGAGCGCCAATTTCGGAAACATGTTCAGCATGGCCGGCGCGTCTCTCTTCCTGCCGTTTCTCCCGCTCTTGCCAAAACAGATTCTGCTCACGAATCTCTTGACCGACATTCCTGAGATGACGATCGCGACTGACCGCGTCGATCCTGAACTCATCAATCAGCCACGGCGGTGGGACATCGCTTTTATTCGGAAGTTCATGTTGACTTTTGGCTTCGTCAGTTCCGTCTTCGACTTTCTGACGTTCGGCGCACTACTCTGGGTTCTTCAGGCCTCGATGGAGCAATTTCGGACCGGCTGGTTCGTGGAATCGGTCATTTCAGCTTCTGCAATCGTTCTCGTGATTCGAACGAGGCGCCCGTTCTTCACCAGCCAACCGGGACGCTATCTCGTGTTGGCCACCCTCGGCATCGCCGCGGCGACCTTGGTGATCCCTTTTCTGCCGATTGCCGCGCCCTTCGGTTTGGCCCCCCTGCCTCCCCTCTTCCTTCTGTTGCTGGCGGCTATCTTACTCGGCTATGTGATCACAGCCGAGGTGGTGAAACGACATTTTTACGCCGGGGCACGGAACGCGTGAGGGCACCGGTGCCATCATCGATTATTTTACATACCGCATCAGGCAGAACCGGTCAGAAGAGCGGGTGATGAGGTGCGGAGGTCGGTGGCGGTGGTGCTGTCCCTGGAGCCTCGCCGGCATTTCCCAAAAATCTCCATGCGCCGTCGTCATGGACGAGATAGTGGACTTCATGAAACCAACTGTCCAACGTGATCTTCCGGCCTCCCTCGACTTCGGTCCCGTACAATCCACCGGTGCAGGTGATCTCCGCTCGGAGTTGACCTCCGGACCGGAAGAGCTTCACTTCTGAAAACAGATGAGTGGAGGACAAGTCTCGATAATGGACAAACACCTCGCTCCAGATCCGACGCACGTCGGGCGATTTCAATCCGTGGTAGTTGTACGTTTTGGCATAGAAGTTCATGAGTCCCTCGAGGTCTCTCCTCTGCACAGCTGTTTCCGCCCGCTCAAACGCCGCCAGAATTTCTTTCAGCATAGGATGCTTCACGCCAGCATTGTGATCTGCCATCACCCGGCCGTCGATGGTCACCGATGCCTCCGGCAGCACCTCAACGGATTCCTGGCTCTCCGGCAGGAACGCGAGCCAAACCAGCGCCAGAAGCGGCAGAAATCGGAACCGCCGAAATTGGGTATTCATCGAGTATTCTCCTAACAGATGGCTGAGCAGTGAGCCTTCATGATGTCGAGAAGATGGCAACCAGGCTCAGCGTCCACGATCAATTCGTGATCCGGTGACATCATTGAACCGACATCCTTTGGACGTCTTTCGTCGCACGCCAGAGTTTGAACGCCTTGTGCATCTCGCCCAAAACCAGGGGAGCCAGGGCCAAGCCGACAGCGAGCAACCAGTCGCCCGCATCCAGTGGGACCACTTTGAAGATGTCCCGCGTCCAAGCCAGTTGGACGATACAATATTGCAACAGGGCAGACAGGATCACGGCTCCCATCAGTGCCCAGTTCGTGAGAAACCCCAGCGTGAATATCGAATATTGCGTGCTGCGACAGGTGAATGCATGGAACAGCTGGGCTAGCACCATCACGGCAAAGGTCAGCGTACGGGCCTCTTCGAGACTCTCCCGATTCACATAAAAACTCAGTGCGAAGGCGGATACCGCAACAAAGGCGAGCAGGAGTCCTTGGGTCCCCATCAACACCAGTCGATCCTTCTCCAACACGGGCGCGCGGGGATCGAGCGGCGGGCGCCGCATGACATCCGGTTCCGGCGGATCCACTGCCAGGGCCAAGGCCGGCAGGCCATCGGTCGCGAGATTGATCCAGAGAATCTGAATCGGCAGAAGCGGGAGGGGGGACCCGACGAGCGTGGCCACGAGCATGACCAGGATTTCGCTAACATTGCACGACAGTAAAAAGTGCACGGCCTTGAGGATGTTGGCATAGATAGTCCGCCCCTCCTCGACCGCTGAGACAATGGAGGCAAAGTTGTCGTCGGTCACGACCATATCAGCGGCTTCCTTCGTCACATCGGTTCCGGTGATCCCCATGGCCACTCCGATGTCGGCAGCCTTTACGGCCGGCGCATCGTTGACCCCGTCACCTGTCATGGCAACGATCGCCCCTCTCTTTTTCCAAGCGCGCACGATACCGAGTTTGTGCTCGGCCGACACTCGGGCATACACAGTCACCCGCTCGACACATTGAGCTAACTGATCGTCGGTCACATTGGTGATGTCCATCCCGGTGAAGGCCGAACCTGCCCCGTCGGCAAGGCCCAATTCCCTGGCGATGGCCACAGCCGTGTCCTTATGGTTACCGGTGATCATCACCGTGCGGATGCCGGCCTCACGGCACTGGTGGACGGCCTGTTTGGCTTCTGTCCTCAACGGATCCTTCATCGCCGCCATGCCGAGAAACACCAAGTCTCGTTCTACGTCTTTGGGGGCGGCATCAAGTGGGGCTGCATCGAAACTC includes the following:
- the mgtA gene encoding magnesium-translocating P-type ATPase, with protein sequence MGEGPFWSTPPDQLIRRLQTIPEGLAGEEARRRQIDYAKTRLRPQRNVNAFLLFLSQFRSPIILILLIAAVISIFLADRSDALIILTIIVVSALLGFWQEYGAAKATASLLALVHVTTEVWRDGKLVEVPSEEIVPGDVVSLSAGSNVPGDGIVLETKDLFVDEATLTGETYPVEKSPATVATATPLSKRSNSLFMGTHVVSGDATALIVHVGKDTEFGRIAHHLKLRPPETDFERGVRRFGYLLLEVTLLLILAIFTINVYLQRPVIESFLFSLALAVGLTPQLLPAIISVNLSHGAKRMAERHVIVKRLASIENFGSMNVLCSDKTGTLTEGKMQLHGALNLDGAVSERVLLYAYLNATFETGFLNPLDEAIRSHRTFDVSGYNKLDEVPYDFLRKRLSILVATATGRLLITKGAVEQILQICTLAEQSDGTTVAMHEVINAVRTRFHDLSRQGYRVLGLATRDMGKLSRIDTSHEATMTFLGLLVFVDRPKAGIAGTIAQLKQLGVSLKIVTGDHHLVAEHVSREVGVDHPRMVTGRDLRGMTDDALRQRVNEVDVFAEVEPNQKDRIILALRKSGNVVGYIGDGINDAPALHAADVGISVDSAVDVAKDAADIVLLEKDLAVLLDGVCEGRVTFANTLKYVFMATSANFGNMFSMAGASLFLPFLPLLPKQILLTNLLTDIPEMTIATDRVDPELINQPRRWDIAFIRKFMLTFGFVSSVFDFLTFGALLWVLQASMEQFRTGWFVESVISASAIVLVIRTRRPFFTSQPGRYLVLATLGIAAATLVIPFLPIAAPFGLAPLPPLFLLLLAAILLGYVITAEVVKRHFYAGARNA